The Armatimonas rosea genome includes a window with the following:
- a CDS encoding rhomboid family protein produces MLLLALLLLIALLVLLLTPILPMRRRQGGVANFPFVTVGLLVLNTLIFLGSLSSGEEFVRQWGLTPSHLQLVPLVSYAFLHADIFHLLGNMITLYVIGVHVEEALGNLPYLLAYLAGALLSGLAHALLCNLLSPAAASVPLIGASGAIFSVLGLFAVRFWRTRVRLFWIPAVPASVAVGIVMVLQCFLAIRSFVTDGSDQVAYTAHLSGFLFGFALAFPLKVLEQSAREYGIEDAEKALANGDLPTALRYYRELLVRTPTDGGLAHTLALVHVRLGEQDAAHRYFTEALDLFSKQGNAAAVARVYSDAQRNLLKVSLPVRLLQRVASACEDAQQYELARQALADLCQNFPHTADAELGMLKLGKLHLLKLGQPQIALGIFAEFLRLYPSSEWANHVRGLITENQNAS; encoded by the coding sequence ATGCTGTTACTGGCTCTGTTGCTCCTGATCGCTCTGCTGGTCCTGCTACTGACTCCCATCTTGCCCATGCGGCGACGGCAGGGAGGCGTGGCGAACTTTCCGTTTGTCACGGTGGGGCTGCTGGTGCTCAACACCCTTATCTTCCTGGGGAGCCTCAGTAGCGGCGAGGAGTTTGTGCGCCAGTGGGGACTCACCCCCAGCCACCTACAGCTCGTGCCGCTGGTGAGCTACGCCTTTCTCCACGCCGATATCTTCCACCTGCTGGGCAACATGATCACGCTCTATGTGATCGGGGTGCATGTCGAGGAGGCACTAGGCAATCTCCCCTACCTGCTGGCCTACCTGGCGGGGGCGCTACTCTCGGGGCTGGCGCATGCGCTGCTCTGCAACCTGCTCTCACCCGCCGCGGCAAGTGTCCCGCTGATCGGGGCGTCGGGGGCGATCTTCTCGGTGCTGGGGCTCTTTGCGGTGCGATTCTGGCGAACCCGTGTGCGGCTCTTCTGGATTCCCGCAGTGCCCGCCAGTGTCGCGGTGGGGATCGTCATGGTGCTCCAGTGCTTTCTGGCGATCCGCTCCTTTGTCACCGACGGCTCCGACCAAGTGGCCTACACCGCGCACCTCTCGGGCTTCTTGTTTGGCTTCGCCCTCGCCTTCCCGCTGAAGGTTCTGGAGCAGAGCGCACGGGAGTACGGGATCGAGGACGCCGAGAAGGCGCTAGCAAACGGCGACCTCCCGACCGCGCTGCGCTACTACCGCGAGCTCCTGGTGCGCACCCCCACCGATGGCGGGCTGGCCCACACGCTCGCGCTGGTCCATGTCCGGCTGGGAGAGCAAGACGCCGCCCACCGCTACTTCACCGAGGCGCTCGATCTCTTCTCCAAGCAGGGCAACGCCGCAGCCGTGGCGCGGGTCTACAGCGATGCCCAGCGCAACCTGCTGAAGGTCTCGCTCCCCGTGCGTCTGCTACAGCGGGTCGCCAGTGCCTGTGAAGACGCCCAGCAGTACGAGCTGGCGCGTCAGGCGCTGGCCGATCTCTGCCAGAACTTCCCCCACACCGCCGATGCCGAGCTAGGAATGCTGAAATTGGGTAAACTGCACCTACTGAAGCTCGGACAGCCACAGATCGCTCTGGGCATCTTTGCCGAGTTCCTGCGGCTCTACCCCAGCTCGGAGTGGGCCAACCATGTCCGAGGGCTGATTACGGAAAACCAGAATGCTTCTTGA
- a CDS encoding ASCH domain-containing protein encodes MFALNFYNELYGDALRKGRKSATIRLGDKSGKYQSGQLVWVTLGQRFGRRYKLFTAILDMVEVKPIRDLTPRDIQRENPEFRTKEEVITLLSRVYDRPISEDSLITIIYFSPVDEYGLDGI; translated from the coding sequence ATGTTCGCACTTAATTTTTATAACGAGCTCTACGGCGATGCGCTCCGCAAGGGGCGCAAGTCGGCGACTATCCGGCTGGGGGATAAGTCGGGCAAGTACCAGTCCGGTCAGCTTGTCTGGGTGACCCTCGGTCAGCGCTTTGGGCGGCGCTACAAGCTCTTTACGGCCATCCTCGATATGGTCGAGGTCAAGCCCATCCGCGACCTCACACCCCGCGATATCCAGCGGGAGAACCCGGAGTTTCGCACGAAAGAGGAGGTGATTACCCTTCTCTCGCGTGTCTATGATCGTCCGATCTCCGAAGACAGCCTCATCACTATTATTTACTTTTCGCCCGTGGACGAGTACGGGCTGGATGGAATCTAA
- a CDS encoding S9 family peptidase — protein sequence MLFPVIPALVATLAQPEAPKANWKLASRFTAESLLPFTPSTTLTPGWINKTDTFWYTWRDDSGRKFWKVEPKAKKKTPLFDSAKMAALLSELTQKPYDSTNLPFTTVTFDEKDANRMFFTIVEVPTAPVTPPAAPKTTRYEYDLTKETLKVAPKEGTAAAETEARDFRNWSPDKKAFVYAMAHNLYYVEVVDGKEQPPIQLTKDGEKDYSFGSRDGGFGGGVFGGGGTRRRGQQGTGGGTTPPPVVEQRVRAGVTWSKDSKRFFVSRFDSRDVKELFLVNSLTEPRPSLLSYKYAMPGEPGVGHQELFAFNPASKTLEKLPIEKYKDQQVRNVHFQDAVSTALRFVRRDRLQRHAELCEINLDTKVVTPMVAESVENAFLELQEVKYVKPGGDFLWFSERSGWGHYYRYSNDGKLKNAVTSGPFRASQITEVDDKKEQLWFVGQGRETGENPYYQHLYRVGLDGSGLVLADSTEADHTSSLSPSKDFVVDVYSRTDLAPKAVLRDRDGKVLLDLEESKLGRLLELGWRFPERFTVKAADGVNDLYGNMWRPTDFDPKKKYPIIAYVYPGPQTESVNSGFTVSANNARLAQLGFIVIQIGNRGGNPARSNAYHSFGYYNLRDYGLADKKTGIEQLAARYPWIDIDKVGIFGHSGGGFMTGAALLLPPYNEFFKVGVSSAGNHDNNIYNANWSEQHHGLKEVPVLDKDGKPTGETKFEIKVPTNAELAGNLKGKLLLVHGDMDNNVHPGGTIRLVNALIRAGKRFDFMILPGQDHSFGDMMPYFNQLTLEYFAEHLLGDYQRSGAELKVKQ from the coding sequence ATGCTCTTTCCCGTGATCCCCGCCCTTGTGGCGACCCTCGCACAGCCCGAGGCCCCGAAAGCCAACTGGAAGCTCGCCAGCCGCTTTACCGCCGAGAGCCTCCTGCCCTTCACGCCCAGCACAACCCTCACGCCCGGCTGGATCAACAAGACCGACACGTTCTGGTACACCTGGCGCGACGATTCCGGGCGCAAGTTTTGGAAGGTTGAGCCCAAGGCGAAGAAGAAGACCCCGCTCTTCGACTCCGCCAAGATGGCCGCTCTCCTCTCGGAGCTGACCCAGAAGCCCTACGACTCGACCAACCTGCCCTTCACGACCGTGACATTCGATGAAAAAGACGCCAACCGGATGTTCTTCACGATTGTCGAGGTTCCTACCGCCCCTGTGACACCGCCTGCCGCGCCGAAAACAACGCGCTATGAGTACGACCTGACCAAGGAGACGCTCAAGGTCGCGCCGAAGGAGGGGACAGCAGCAGCGGAGACCGAGGCGCGGGACTTCCGCAACTGGTCGCCAGATAAGAAAGCCTTTGTCTACGCCATGGCGCACAATCTCTACTATGTGGAGGTGGTCGATGGCAAGGAGCAGCCGCCGATCCAGCTGACCAAAGACGGCGAGAAGGACTACAGCTTCGGGAGCCGCGACGGTGGCTTCGGAGGCGGGGTCTTTGGCGGCGGCGGGACCCGGCGGCGCGGGCAGCAGGGCACGGGCGGGGGCACGACTCCGCCGCCTGTGGTCGAGCAGCGCGTGCGCGCGGGGGTGACCTGGTCCAAGGACTCCAAGCGCTTCTTTGTCAGCCGCTTCGACTCGCGCGATGTCAAGGAGCTCTTTCTGGTCAACTCGCTCACCGAGCCGCGACCATCGCTGCTGAGCTACAAGTACGCCATGCCCGGCGAGCCCGGTGTCGGGCACCAGGAGCTCTTTGCCTTCAATCCCGCCAGCAAGACCCTGGAGAAGCTCCCGATCGAGAAGTACAAGGACCAGCAGGTGCGCAATGTCCACTTCCAGGACGCTGTCTCGACTGCTCTGCGCTTTGTCCGCCGCGACCGGCTCCAGCGCCACGCGGAGCTTTGCGAGATCAACCTCGATACCAAGGTCGTCACCCCGATGGTCGCGGAGTCTGTGGAGAATGCGTTTCTGGAGCTACAAGAGGTTAAGTATGTCAAGCCCGGCGGGGACTTTCTCTGGTTCTCCGAGCGCTCCGGCTGGGGGCACTACTATCGCTACAGCAACGACGGCAAGCTCAAGAACGCGGTGACCAGCGGCCCGTTTCGCGCGTCGCAGATCACCGAGGTCGATGACAAGAAAGAGCAGCTCTGGTTTGTGGGCCAGGGCCGCGAGACAGGGGAGAACCCCTACTACCAGCATCTCTACCGAGTCGGGCTAGATGGTAGCGGCTTGGTGCTCGCCGACTCCACCGAGGCCGATCATACGTCGAGCCTCTCGCCGAGCAAGGACTTTGTGGTCGATGTCTACTCCCGTACCGATCTGGCGCCCAAGGCCGTGCTACGCGACCGCGATGGCAAGGTGCTCCTGGATCTGGAAGAGAGCAAGCTCGGCCGGCTACTGGAGCTGGGCTGGCGCTTCCCCGAGCGCTTCACGGTCAAGGCCGCCGATGGGGTGAACGACCTCTACGGGAATATGTGGCGCCCGACGGACTTCGACCCCAAGAAGAAGTACCCGATTATCGCCTATGTCTATCCCGGTCCCCAGACCGAGTCGGTGAACTCGGGCTTTACGGTGAGCGCCAACAACGCCCGGCTGGCCCAGCTTGGCTTTATCGTGATCCAGATCGGCAACCGGGGCGGCAACCCGGCACGTTCGAATGCCTACCATAGTTTTGGCTACTACAACCTGCGCGACTACGGCCTCGCCGATAAGAAGACGGGAATCGAGCAGCTGGCGGCACGCTACCCGTGGATCGATATCGATAAGGTCGGCATCTTTGGTCACTCCGGCGGCGGCTTCATGACGGGGGCGGCGCTTCTCCTGCCGCCCTACAATGAGTTCTTCAAGGTGGGGGTTAGCAGTGCGGGCAACCACGACAACAATATCTACAACGCCAACTGGAGCGAGCAACACCACGGTCTCAAGGAGGTTCCCGTCTTGGATAAAGACGGCAAGCCCACGGGCGAGACCAAGTTTGAGATCAAGGTTCCGACCAACGCGGAGCTTGCGGGCAATCTCAAGGGCAAGCTGCTTCTGGTCCACGGCGACATGGACAACAATGTCCACCCTGGTGGGACGATCCGGCTGGTGAACGCCCTCATCCGCGCCGGAAAGCGCTTCGACTTTATGATCCTGCCTGGTCAGGACCATAGCTTCGGGGACATGATGCCCTACTTCAACCAACTCACCCTGGAGTACTTCGCCGAGCACCTGCTAGGCGACTACCAGCGCAGCGGGGCGGAGCTAAAGGTCAAGCAGTAG
- a CDS encoding dihydrolipoamide acetyltransferase family protein: protein MARTVKVPVLGQSVEEVRIVQWFKKIGDTVAIGEALGELETDKTNMEFASTEAGVVLGFLAPVDSYVKVESPVVLVGEPGEAPPAPTSEEASTPAVVAPAPTPAVAPTSSPILGGGGGQLDASPRARRIADELGVSIRDLAGKGTGPGGRIIERDVEAAHAALTAAATQAEALLTPSLAGAGGLRVSPLAQAIATGEGVNLTEVAGSGAGGRITADDVRAAAVPVAPPAPTSVGARTVPLAGLRKRVADNLSKSVREKPHVTLNLSVDMTEANKLRKQLLPAIEKSDNVRISPTDLIVKACGHALKEHPMVNAHISGDTLTLFDAAHIGLAVSLGDDGLIVPVIKDVQSKGLTQLAKDRVDLAARARAMKLASDEVTGGTFTITNLGNYGVQSFNPIIPPPQVAILGVCAITDTIVAVNGQPAVRPMMGLSLSFDHRALDGAPAAAFLARVKELLETPGLLLA from the coding sequence ATGGCTAGGACAGTAAAGGTGCCCGTTCTGGGACAGTCGGTTGAGGAAGTTCGTATCGTGCAGTGGTTCAAGAAGATCGGCGACACGGTCGCGATCGGGGAGGCACTGGGCGAGCTGGAGACGGACAAGACCAACATGGAGTTCGCCAGCACCGAGGCCGGTGTGGTCCTGGGCTTTCTCGCCCCGGTCGATTCCTATGTCAAGGTAGAGTCCCCGGTTGTCTTGGTCGGGGAGCCGGGGGAAGCCCCCCCTGCCCCCACAAGTGAAGAAGCCAGCACTCCTGCCGTCGTGGCCCCTGCGCCCACGCCCGCTGTGGCCCCCACAAGCTCCCCCATTCTTGGGGGCGGGGGGGGCCAGCTGGATGCCTCGCCGCGTGCCCGCCGGATCGCCGATGAGCTTGGGGTGAGCATCCGCGACCTCGCCGGGAAAGGCACCGGCCCGGGGGGGCGCATCATCGAGCGCGATGTCGAGGCCGCCCATGCCGCACTGACCGCCGCCGCCACGCAGGCAGAAGCCCTCCTCACTCCCTCGCTTGCGGGGGCCGGGGGGCTCCGTGTCTCTCCCCTCGCACAAGCCATCGCAACGGGTGAGGGCGTCAACCTCACCGAGGTCGCGGGCAGCGGCGCGGGCGGGCGCATCACCGCCGACGATGTCCGGGCGGCGGCTGTGCCCGTTGCCCCCCCCGCCCCCACGAGTGTGGGAGCACGGACCGTGCCGTTGGCTGGGCTCCGCAAGCGGGTCGCCGACAACCTCAGCAAGTCCGTACGGGAGAAGCCGCATGTCACGCTCAACCTCTCCGTGGACATGACCGAGGCCAACAAGCTCCGCAAGCAGCTCCTGCCCGCCATCGAGAAGTCCGACAACGTCCGCATCTCCCCCACGGATCTCATTGTCAAGGCGTGCGGCCATGCGCTGAAAGAGCACCCGATGGTCAATGCCCACATCAGCGGCGACACGCTCACCCTCTTCGATGCCGCACATATTGGGCTGGCGGTCTCCCTCGGCGACGATGGCTTGATCGTCCCCGTCATCAAGGATGTCCAGAGCAAGGGCCTCACCCAGCTCGCCAAGGATCGTGTCGATCTGGCCGCACGCGCACGGGCCATGAAGCTGGCGAGCGATGAAGTAACTGGGGGGACGTTCACGATCACCAACCTGGGCAACTACGGGGTCCAGTCGTTTAACCCGATCATTCCCCCGCCACAAGTGGCGATTCTCGGGGTCTGCGCCATCACCGACACGATTGTGGCGGTCAACGGCCAGCCCGCCGTGCGCCCCATGATGGGCCTCTCCCTCAGCTTCGACCACCGCGCCCTCGACGGTGCCCCCGCCGCGGCGTTTCTGGCACGAGTCAAAGAGCTGCTGGAGACGCCGGGGTTGTTGCTGGCTTAA
- a CDS encoding ChbG/HpnK family deacetylase: protein MVKLVTRGDDAGSCVAANRGVEEAARFGVLRNASVMACGPAFDDAAERLRGIPGLCIGLHLTLNSEWDNVTWGPLTDFPILKDERGVFPQSPIDLPRGDEAIGAMLREAQAQLDRMRKADLAPEYLDEHMGVSSWVVHELREPLVAWAESQGLMTVYHIPHLPGTGSLLERLSEDLTQTYVYVSHPAIDDDGELRQLGNRKFTGEEIALERDTDRKMWCDPVLKQQKNLAFIRYTDTL from the coding sequence GTGGTTAAGCTAGTCACGCGCGGCGACGATGCCGGCTCGTGTGTGGCCGCCAACCGCGGGGTCGAAGAGGCAGCGCGCTTTGGCGTCCTGCGTAATGCGTCGGTGATGGCCTGTGGCCCCGCGTTCGACGATGCCGCGGAGCGCCTGCGCGGGATTCCCGGCCTCTGTATCGGCCTGCACCTGACCCTGAACTCTGAGTGGGACAACGTTACCTGGGGTCCCCTGACCGACTTCCCGATCCTCAAGGACGAAAGAGGCGTCTTCCCCCAGAGCCCTATCGACCTGCCCCGCGGCGACGAAGCCATTGGCGCGATGCTCCGTGAGGCACAGGCCCAGCTCGACCGTATGCGCAAGGCCGACCTCGCCCCAGAGTACCTCGACGAGCACATGGGCGTGAGCTCTTGGGTAGTTCACGAGCTACGCGAGCCACTGGTCGCCTGGGCGGAGTCGCAGGGGCTGATGACGGTCTACCACATCCCCCATCTGCCGGGAACAGGCTCGCTGCTGGAGCGCCTGAGCGAAGACTTAACCCAGACCTATGTCTATGTCAGTCATCCTGCAATCGACGATGATGGCGAGCTACGCCAGCTGGGAAATCGGAAATTTACCGGCGAAGAGATCGCCCTAGAGCGCGACACCGATCGCAAGATGTGGTGTGACCCCGTGCTCAAGCAACAAAAAAATCTCGCGTTTATTCGCTACACTGACACTTTGTGA
- the smpB gene encoding SsrA-binding protein SmpB translates to MSTSKKEEKSGQKRTVAVNRRARHEYFIEETYVAGMVLVGTEVKSLRAGKANLTDGYARIEKGELWLHNLHIAHFTQGHASNVEPTRVRKLLLTRKEIDKLMGLTQQKGLALIPLAIIFERGFAKLELGLGRGKKLYDKRDDIAKRDADREARREVFGRG, encoded by the coding sequence ATGTCCACCAGCAAGAAGGAAGAGAAAAGCGGCCAGAAACGCACCGTCGCCGTGAACCGCCGCGCCCGCCACGAGTATTTCATTGAGGAGACCTATGTCGCCGGGATGGTGCTCGTGGGAACCGAGGTCAAGTCCCTGCGGGCGGGCAAGGCCAACCTCACCGACGGCTACGCGCGCATCGAGAAGGGCGAGCTCTGGCTCCACAACCTGCATATCGCGCACTTCACCCAGGGCCACGCCAGCAATGTCGAGCCGACCCGCGTGCGCAAGCTCCTGCTCACCCGCAAAGAGATCGACAAGCTCATGGGCCTGACCCAGCAGAAAGGGCTCGCGCTGATCCCGCTGGCGATTATCTTCGAGCGCGGCTTCGCCAAGCTGGAGCTCGGGCTGGGGCGCGGCAAGAAGCTCTACGACAAGCGCGACGATATCGCCAAGCGCGATGCCGACCGGGAGGCACGCCGCGAGGTCTTTGGGCGTGGTTAA